Proteins co-encoded in one Pelobates fuscus isolate aPelFus1 chromosome 5, aPelFus1.pri, whole genome shotgun sequence genomic window:
- the CCDC117 gene encoding coiled-coil domain-containing protein 117, giving the protein MAVIDTYFNAIPLFGMDCGQSSDAYLQRNNQPGFAESPNPLSLGDLNQSNEISMANAMNLDPYFSMYNHCPSSTPSGGYMNIGYTPTFQNFKGGSVFSPSSLACPIPVRKKHKRHEDSCECPLKKRRLSEAAEVNRRQVSEGLTSSASTTVTETSEVAGDRAIPCIDTPSSARVQTPHNEDMEESPCEAACKKIQDIESRLNLADEDIESETSTSYLPTLIISDLLQESLKKGFEESFTKKMVESMSRPSMEIVLWKPQPEFLIDKLQSVARCQNNETELCNDDHIRPANPFPSESQATIEDELCTSNPGIDIDLLWNMWSREEEEMEL; this is encoded by the exons ATGGCAGTTATTGATACATATTTTAATGCTATACCACTGTTTGGGATGGATTGTGGTCAGTCTTCAGATGCATATCTACAAAGGAACAATCAGCCTGGTTTTGCAGAATCTCCAAATCCCTTATCTCTTGGTGATCTTAACCAAAGCAATGAAATCTCAATGGCAAATGCAATGAACCTTGATCCATATTTCAGTATGTATAACCACTGCCCTTCTAGTACACCATCAGGAGGTTACATGAATATAGGATATACACCTACATTCCAGAACTTCAAAGGAGGATCAGTGTTTTCTCCATCTAGTCTAGC GTGTCCTATTCCTGTTCGAAAGAAACACAAACGACATGAGGATAGCTGTGA ATGCCCTTTAAAGAAAAGGAGACTATCTGAGGCAGCTGAGgtgaatagaagacaagtgtctGAAGGATTAACTTCATCTGCTAGTACAACTGTGACTGAAACATCAGAAGTGGCTGGAGACCGTGCCATTCCATGCATTGATACTCCCTCTTCAGCGCGTGTACAAACACCCCATAATGAAGACATGGAGGAATCGCCATGTGAGGCGGCATGCAAAAAAATACAAGATATTGAAAGCAG ATTAAACCTTGCTGATGAAGATATTGAATCAGAAACTTCAACTAGTTATTTACCAACTCTTATAATATCAGATTTGCTTCAAGAAAGTTTAAAGAAGGGTTTTGAAGAATCATTTACCAAAAAAATGGTAGAATCTAT GAGTCGTCCATCTATGGAGATTGTTCTTTGGAAGCCTCAACCAGAATTTCTTATTGACAAACTTCAGTCAGTTGCTAGATGTCAAAACAATGAAACTGAACTGTGCAATGATGATCATATCAGACCTGCAAATCCATTCCCAAGTGAATCGCAGGCAACAATTGAGGATGAACTTTGTACTTCCAATCCAGGCATTGACATTGATTTATTGTGGAATATGTGGAGCAGAGAAGAAGAGGAAATGGAGCTTTAA